From bacterium:
GGTGGGCGCGATCATCCCGTGGAACTTCCCGCTGCTCATGGCGGCGTGGAAGGTCGCCCCGGCGCTGGCGTGCGGAAACACGGTGGTCCTCAAGCCGGCGGAGCAGACGCCGCTCACCGCCCTCGAGCTCGCCGCGATCTGCGCCGAGGTGGGCCTGCCGCCGGGCGTGCTGAACGTGGTGCCCGGCTTCGGCGAGGTGGCGGGCGCGGCGCTGGTGCGGCACCCCGACGTGGACAAGATCGCCTTCACGGGTTCGACCGCGGTCGGGAAGATCATCTCGCGCGAGGCGGCCGGCACGCTGAAGAAGGTTTCGCTCGAGCTGGGCGGCAAGAGCCCCAACATCATCTTCGAGGACGCCGACCTCGACGCCGCGCTCCGCGGCGCTTACACGGGGATCTTCTACAACGCCGGGCAGACGTGCACGGCGGGCTCGCGTCTGTTGGTCCACGAGTCCATCCACGACCGCGTCATCGAGCAGCTCGTGAGCCGGGCCAGCACCCTGGTGCCGGGCGACCCGTTCGACCCGAAGCGGCGCTACGGCCCGCTGATCTCGAGCGAGCAGCTCGACCGCGTCCTCGGCTACATCCGGCGCGGCCGCGAGGAGGGCGCCCGCCTGGTCCTGGGCGGCGAGCGCGCCCTCTACCAGGGCGAGGAGAAGGGCTATTGGGTCCAGCCGACGGTCTTCGAGCGCGTGGACCCCGGCGCGACGATCGCGCAGGAAGAGATCTTCGGCCCGGTCCTGGTGACCATGACGTTCCGCGACGAGGAAGAGGCGATCGCGCTCGCCAACCAGACGGTCTACGGGCTCGCCGCCGGCGTGTGGACGCGGGACGTGAAGCGTGCACACCGCGTCGCGCGCGGGCTGAAGGCGGGAACGGTCTGGATCAACACCTATCATCCTCTCGACGCGGCGTCCCCGTTCGGTGGTTACAAGCAGTCGGGCCAGGGTCGCGAGCTCGGGCTCCACGCGCTCGAGCTGTACACCCAGGTCAAGAGCGTATGGGTCGACCTGAGCTGACGCGGGTCGCGGCGCGGCGCCGCGGTTCCGCCCACCGGTCCGCCCGCGCATGATGCGCGAGGCCTGGATCATCGACGCCGTCCGGACGCCGATCGGGCGCCACGGCGGCGCGCTCGCCGCCGTCCGGCCGGACGACCTGGCGGCCACGGTGATCCGCGCGCTGGTGGACCGCACGGGCATCGACCCTGCCCTCGTGGACGACGTCATCCTCGGTTGCGCCAACCAGGCAGGCGAGGACAACCGAAACGTGGCGCGGATGGCCGGCCTGCTGGCCGGCCTTCCCGTCAGCGTGCCGGGCCAGACGGTGAACCGCCTGTGCGGCTCGGGTCTCCAGGCGGTGAACTCGGCGTTCCACGCGATCCGCGCCGGCGAGGGCGACGTCTTCATCGCCGGCGGCGTCGAGTCCATGAGCCGTGCGCCGTACGTGATGCTCAAGCCCGCCGAGGCGTTCCCGCGCGGCGCGCCCGAGGTCGCGGACACCGTGCTCGGCTGGCGTTTCGTGAATCCCCGCATGCCCGCCCACTGGACGATCTCGCTGGGCGAGACGGCGGAGGAGGTGGCGGCACGCTACGGCATCTCGCGCGAGGACCAGGACCGCTTCGCGCTGACGAGTCAGCAGCGTGCGGCGGCGGCGCAGCGCGAGGGGCGCTTCGCGGCCGAGCTGGTGCCGGTGGAGGTGCCGCAGCGCAAAGGGCCGTCCGTGCGCGTGGATACGGACGAGCACCCTCGCCCGGACGTGACATTCGAGCGGCTCCAGGCGCTTCCGCCCGTGTTCAAGCCCGGAGGCACCGTCACGGCCGGCAACTCGTCCGGGCTGAACGACGGCGCCGCCGCGCTGCTGATCGTCGAGGCCGGCCGGGCTCGGGCGCTGGGGCTCCGGCCACTGGCGCGGATCGTCTCCACGGGCGTGGCCGGCGTCGAGCCGGACCTGATGGGGATGGGCCCGGTCCCGGCGACGCGCAGGGCCGTGGAGCGCGCGGGCATCGCGCTGGACGACCTCCGCTTGATCGAGATCAACGAGGCGTTCGCCGCGCAGGCCGTGGCGTGCGTCCGGGAGCTCGGGCTGGACCCGGAGCGGGTGAACGTGAACGGCGGCGCCATTGCGCTGGGGCACCCGCTGGGTTGCTCGGGGGCCCGGATCCTGACGACCCTCGTTCACGAGCTGCGCAGGCGGGGCGGCGGCTACGGCCTCGCCACCATGTGCATCGGTGTTGGGCAAGGCATCGCCACCGTTGTGGAAGGAGTGGGCGGATGAGCGCTGCGGGCGAAGTGCTGGTTGAGAAGGACGGCGCGATCGGATGGATCCGCATCAACCGTCCGGAGCGGCTCAATGCGTTCGCCGGGACGATGCGCGAGCAGATCGAGGAAGCGCTGCATCGCCTCGAGGAGGCGCCGGACATCCGCGTCGTCGTGATCATCGGCACGGGCAGGGCGTTCTCCACCGGCGGCGACATCTCGGTGATGAAGGAGCTCCTGGACGCGGGCGATGTGGCGCGGTTCGAGGAGCTCGTCCGTGCGGGTGCGCGGATCGTCAAGACGATCGACGCCATGAGCAAGCCGGTGATCGCGGCCGTCAACGGCCCCGCGGCGGGCGCCGGCGCGTGTCTCGCACTGGCCTGCGACCTTCGCATCGCGAGCGAGACGGCGTCGATCGGCTTCACGTTCATGCGGGTCGGCCTGCACCCGGACTGGGGCGGGTCGTATTTCCTCCCCCGTCTCGTCGGGCCGGCCATCGCTGCGGAACTGACCTACACGGGCGGCATGATCGGCGCCGAGCGCGCCGAGCGGCTGGGGCTGTTCAACCGCGTGGTGCCGGCGGCCGAGCTCGAACCGGCGGCCCGCGGGCTGGCGGGCCAGATCGCCTCCGCGCCCGCCGTCCCTCTCGCCTACGCCAAGCGGGCGCTGCGCGCGAGCCTCACCATGACGCTGGACGAGATCCTGGAGCTCGAGGTCGAGGCCCAGCTCGCCGCGTTCAGGTCGCCCGACTTCCGGGAAGGGATCACCGCCTTCATCGAGAAGCGCGCGCCGCGCTTCGGCCGGGCGGCCCGGAACGAGAAGGGCGCCTCGGGGGAGGGCCGGCGTTGAGCCGCGAGGTCCAGCGCGTCGCCGTGGTCGGCGCGGGCACGATGGGCCACGGCATCGCGCAGGTCGCGGCGATGGCCGGCCTGTCCGTGACGATGGTGGACGTCACGGAAGACGCGCTCCGCACCGCGCTGGCCCGCATCCGCAGCAACCTGGACGAAGGGGTGCGGCGCGGGAAGGTCAGCGAGACGATGCGCGAGGCGGCGCTCGCCAACCTCGCCACGGACACGAGTCTCGAGAACGCGGTGCGGACGGTGGATCTGGTCATCGAAGCGGTGCCGGAACGGCTCGAGCTGAAGGAACAGGTCTTCGCCGAGCTCGAGCGGCACGCGCCCACGTCCGCCCTCCTGGCGACCAACACATCCAGCCTCAGTATCACGGAGATCCAGGCCGGCCTGCGCGAGCCCGGGCGCGTGCTCGGCCTCCACTTCTTCAACCCCGTGCACATCAACGCGCTGGTCGAGGTGGTCCGCGGCGAACGCACCGACCCCGCGGTGGTGGACGCCGGCGTGGCGTTCGCGCGGCGGCTGGGCAAGGAACCCATCGTGGTGAAGGACTCGCCGGGGTTCGCCTCCTCGCGGCTCGGCGTCCTGCTCGGGCTCGAGGCGATGCGCATGCTCGAGGAGGGCGTGGCGACTGCGGAGGCGATCGACAAGGCCATGGAGGTCGGCTACCGGCATCCCATGGGGCCGCTGCGTCTCACCGACCTCGTCGGACTCGATGTCCGGCTGGACATCGCACGCTACCTGCACAGCAAGCTCGGCGATCGCTTCCGGCCGCCGGCCATCCTCGAGCGGCTCGTCGCGGAGGGGAACCTCGGCAAGAAGACCGGCCGCGGCTTCTACACCTGGGACGAGTGATGGAAACCGCTTCCTACGAGACGCTCCTGGTCCGGTTCGACGACGGCGTCGCGACCATCACAATCAACCGACCGGAGAAGCGCAACGCCCTGAACGCAACGGTGCGCCGCGAGCTGGTCCACGCGCTCGATACGCTGAAAGCCGGCGGCGACGTGCGCGTCCTGATCATCACGGGCGCCGGCGACAAGGCGTTCGTGGCCGGGGCGGACGTGGCGGAGTTCGCGGAGCGTACGCCGCTGGAGCAGCGCGCGGTCATGGCGGGCCGGTCCGCGATCGAGGAGCTCGCCGCGTTCCCGTGGCCGACCATTGCGATGATCAACGGCTACGCGCTCGGCGGCGGGTGCGAGCTGGCGCTCGCGTGCGACCTGCGCGTGGCGGCGCGCTCCGCCCGGCTGGGCCAGCCGGAGATCAAGCTCGGCCTCATCCCGGGCGGAGGCGGCACGCAGCGGCTGCCGCGGCTCGTCGGGCTCGGCGCGGCGATGCGGCTCGTGCTCACGGGCGAGCCGATCGATGCCGAGGAGGCGGCCCGCATCGGCCTCGTGGACATGGTCGTGGAGGATGCGGAGCTCGTACAGCGCACGCAGGAGCTGGCGAGGAAGATCGCCAGCCATTCGCCCGTCGCGCTCCGGCTGGCCAAGGATGCGCTGCGC
This genomic window contains:
- a CDS encoding betaine-aldehyde dehydrogenase, with the translated sequence MATAEIGVERRAPNRLHIGGDWVEAASGRTFTTYNPVTGEPLAEVAEAGVEDVAAAVEAARKAFESDAWARMDAADRGALLWRIADAIEARGQELMRLEVLDNGKPIREVQFDLRETIDAFRYYAGLATKIQGETIPVRGNVLNYTLREPVGVVGAIIPWNFPLLMAAWKVAPALACGNTVVLKPAEQTPLTALELAAICAEVGLPPGVLNVVPGFGEVAGAALVRHPDVDKIAFTGSTAVGKIISREAAGTLKKVSLELGGKSPNIIFEDADLDAALRGAYTGIFYNAGQTCTAGSRLLVHESIHDRVIEQLVSRASTLVPGDPFDPKRRYGPLISSEQLDRVLGYIRRGREEGARLVLGGERALYQGEEKGYWVQPTVFERVDPGATIAQEEIFGPVLVTMTFRDEEEAIALANQTVYGLAAGVWTRDVKRAHRVARGLKAGTVWINTYHPLDAASPFGGYKQSGQGRELGLHALELYTQVKSVWVDLS
- a CDS encoding 3-oxoadipyl-CoA thiolase (catalyzes the thiolytic cleavage of beta-ketoadipyl-CoA to succinate and acetyl-CoA) translates to MREAWIIDAVRTPIGRHGGALAAVRPDDLAATVIRALVDRTGIDPALVDDVILGCANQAGEDNRNVARMAGLLAGLPVSVPGQTVNRLCGSGLQAVNSAFHAIRAGEGDVFIAGGVESMSRAPYVMLKPAEAFPRGAPEVADTVLGWRFVNPRMPAHWTISLGETAEEVAARYGISREDQDRFALTSQQRAAAAQREGRFAAELVPVEVPQRKGPSVRVDTDEHPRPDVTFERLQALPPVFKPGGTVTAGNSSGLNDGAAALLIVEAGRARALGLRPLARIVSTGVAGVEPDLMGMGPVPATRRAVERAGIALDDLRLIEINEAFAAQAVACVRELGLDPERVNVNGGAIALGHPLGCSGARILTTLVHELRRRGGGYGLATMCIGVGQGIATVVEGVGG
- a CDS encoding 3-hydroxybutyryl-CoA dehydrogenase (converts (S)-3-hydroxybutanoyl-CoA to 3-acetoacetyl-CoA), whose protein sequence is MGHGIAQVAAMAGLSVTMVDVTEDALRTALARIRSNLDEGVRRGKVSETMREAALANLATDTSLENAVRTVDLVIEAVPERLELKEQVFAELERHAPTSALLATNTSSLSITEIQAGLREPGRVLGLHFFNPVHINALVEVVRGERTDPAVVDAGVAFARRLGKEPIVVKDSPGFASSRLGVLLGLEAMRMLEEGVATAEAIDKAMEVGYRHPMGPLRLTDLVGLDVRLDIARYLHSKLGDRFRPPAILERLVAEGNLGKKTGRGFYTWDE
- a CDS encoding crotonase; amino-acid sequence: METASYETLLVRFDDGVATITINRPEKRNALNATVRRELVHALDTLKAGGDVRVLIITGAGDKAFVAGADVAEFAERTPLEQRAVMAGRSAIEELAAFPWPTIAMINGYALGGGCELALACDLRVAARSARLGQPEIKLGLIPGGGGTQRLPRLVGLGAAMRLVLTGEPIDAEEAARIGLVDMVVEDAELVQRTQELARKIASHSPVALRLAKDALRASLETPLHAGLRHERELFITAFASEDGREGVRAFLEKRAPQFSGR